One region of Bosea sp. 29B genomic DNA includes:
- the bktB gene encoding beta-ketothiolase BktB: MSRHVVITAGVRTAIGTFGGALSGHAPTALGAACVAEALRRADLPASEVGHVVFGNVILTESKDAYLARIAAVDAGIPVEVPALTLNRLCGSGVQAIVSAAQSIMLGDCDTAVAGGAETMSRAPHLLSTARFGQRMGDTVASDHLTGILTDPFGNGIMGITAENVAERYGVDREAQDEFAAESQRRAAEAIAAGRFKDQILPVEVRKGRDTISFDTDEHPKPGTTAETLKGLRPTFKKDGTVTPGNASGINDGAAAMVLMEEGRAGREGKPILARIVGYAHAGVEPGVMGIGPVPAVQALLKRTGLSLKDFDVIESNEAFAAQACAVAKELGFDPAKVNPNGGAIALGHPVGATGAIITLKAAYELKRTNGRYGLVTMCIGGGQGIALAIERA; this comes from the coding sequence ATGAGCCGTCATGTCGTCATCACTGCGGGCGTGCGCACCGCGATCGGAACCTTCGGCGGAGCGCTCTCCGGCCATGCGCCGACCGCGCTCGGCGCAGCTTGCGTCGCCGAGGCGCTGCGCCGAGCCGACCTGCCGGCCTCAGAGGTCGGCCATGTCGTGTTCGGCAACGTCATCCTGACCGAATCCAAGGATGCCTATCTCGCCCGCATCGCGGCGGTCGACGCCGGCATCCCGGTCGAGGTTCCGGCACTGACGCTCAACCGGCTCTGCGGCTCCGGTGTGCAGGCGATCGTCTCGGCCGCCCAGTCGATCATGCTCGGCGATTGCGATACCGCGGTCGCCGGCGGTGCCGAGACGATGAGCCGCGCGCCGCATCTGTTGTCGACCGCCCGCTTCGGCCAGCGCATGGGCGACACGGTCGCCTCCGACCACCTCACCGGCATCCTGACAGATCCGTTCGGCAACGGCATCATGGGCATCACCGCCGAGAACGTCGCCGAGCGCTACGGCGTCGATCGCGAGGCGCAGGACGAATTCGCCGCCGAGAGCCAGCGCCGCGCCGCCGAGGCGATCGCCGCCGGCCGTTTCAAGGACCAGATCCTGCCGGTCGAGGTTCGCAAGGGCCGCGACACGATCAGCTTCGACACCGACGAGCATCCCAAGCCCGGCACGACGGCGGAGACGCTGAAGGGCCTGCGCCCGACCTTCAAGAAGGACGGCACGGTCACGCCGGGCAATGCGTCGGGCATCAATGATGGCGCCGCCGCGATGGTGCTGATGGAGGAGGGCCGCGCCGGTCGCGAGGGCAAGCCAATTCTGGCGCGCATCGTCGGCTATGCCCATGCCGGCGTCGAGCCGGGCGTGATGGGCATCGGCCCGGTGCCGGCGGTGCAGGCGCTGCTCAAGCGCACCGGGCTCTCCTTGAAGGACTTCGACGTGATCGAGTCGAACGAGGCCTTCGCGGCGCAGGCCTGCGCGGTCGCCAAGGAGCTCGGCTTCGATCCGGCCAAGGTCAACCCCAATGGCGGCGCCATCGCGCTCGGCCATCCTGTCGGCGCGACCGGTGCGATCATCACCTTGAAGGCAGCCTATGAGCTGAAGCGTACCAATGGCCGCTACGGGCTGGTGACGATGTGCATCGGCGGAGGCCAGGGCATCGCGCTCGCGATCGAGCGGGCCTGA
- a CDS encoding aspartate/glutamate racemase family protein, protein MTRHILLINPNSSQATSAMMQAIAQRAAGDELAVAVATAERSPAMIVTGEDLLASAEEVVEIGLRHAPDCAGIIVGAFGDPGLEILRQQVGIPVAGICEASMRVASRGGRRFGVATTTPRLVDAIAARASALGLAELLTGIRCTTGDPAALTDDKAALTEALGEMVEACIADEAEAVIIGGGPLGEAAGALEARFSTSVIAPIPCAVAYLLEQIPSAQSEGRIETTAAK, encoded by the coding sequence GTGACCCGGCATATCCTGCTGATCAATCCGAACAGCTCGCAGGCGACCAGCGCGATGATGCAAGCCATCGCGCAGCGGGCAGCTGGGGATGAACTGGCCGTGGCAGTCGCCACGGCCGAGCGCAGCCCGGCCATGATCGTGACCGGAGAGGATTTACTTGCCTCGGCCGAGGAGGTCGTCGAAATCGGCCTGCGGCATGCCCCCGATTGCGCTGGCATCATCGTCGGCGCCTTCGGCGATCCCGGGCTGGAGATCTTGCGGCAGCAGGTGGGCATCCCGGTCGCCGGCATCTGCGAGGCGTCGATGCGGGTAGCCTCGCGGGGAGGGCGACGATTCGGCGTCGCCACCACCACGCCGCGGTTGGTCGATGCGATCGCGGCACGCGCGAGCGCGCTCGGCCTCGCGGAATTGTTGACCGGGATCCGCTGCACCACAGGAGATCCCGCTGCCTTGACCGATGACAAGGCGGCGTTGACGGAAGCCCTCGGCGAGATGGTTGAGGCCTGCATCGCGGACGAGGCCGAGGCTGTCATCATCGGAGGCGGGCCGCTCGGCGAGGCGGCGGGGGCTCTGGAAGCACGGTTCTCAACCTCCGTGATCGCGCCGATCCCCTGCGCGGTCGCCTACCTGCTGGAGCAGATTCCGAGCGCGCAGAGCGAGGGGAGAATAGAAACGACAGCGGCAAAGTAA
- a CDS encoding MFS transporter: MAMEISQPSGASTPMSRQLDSALNKIGVTGAHKQILALVLIGCLFDSFEQNTIGVAGPLLRQHWGLTGADIGFLNTITFASAAIGRLMSGILGDRYGRRVMLTTNLLLFSIGSGACALAPDFFTLCIARAIVGFGVGGEISTAVTMLSEFCSSKFRGTAAGLVNVGAGGFGNFLAPAFGLLIFTLFPGENSWRWLFAALAVPALLAVFYRRYVPETPRFLASRNRFDEANKVLSILASGSLRPRNLVVQPFLAVDLAQMPVPTKADWRELFRQPFIGRTIPVAIAILMSYGAQLSVLTLMPLIFVSMGYTLQGSLLYSMIIQSGSVLGAIAASTFGYYLPRKLVLTVGAALACVAAVSIAYLGSNIYMVLLFGAIFQFFVLLLNTSIWIYAPELFPTRIRAFGVALILATGSAAGSFVPTISGMLFDKYGMVGVFALAAAMYAVFVICIQLGPETFGRSMEDITQPAEIEVVPAEPLSEPAKAMRA; the protein is encoded by the coding sequence ATGGCAATGGAGATCTCGCAGCCATCGGGCGCATCGACGCCGATGAGCAGACAATTGGATTCCGCCCTCAACAAGATCGGTGTGACGGGGGCTCACAAGCAGATCCTGGCGCTCGTGCTGATCGGCTGCCTGTTCGACAGCTTCGAGCAGAACACCATCGGCGTCGCCGGCCCGCTGCTGCGGCAGCATTGGGGCCTGACGGGTGCCGATATCGGCTTCCTCAACACCATCACCTTCGCCAGCGCCGCCATCGGCCGGCTGATGTCGGGCATCCTCGGCGATCGCTACGGCCGTCGTGTGATGCTGACCACGAACCTGCTGCTGTTCTCGATCGGCTCTGGCGCCTGCGCCCTGGCCCCGGACTTCTTCACGCTCTGCATTGCGCGCGCCATCGTCGGCTTCGGCGTCGGCGGTGAAATTTCTACCGCCGTGACGATGCTGTCGGAATTCTGCTCCTCCAAGTTCCGGGGCACCGCGGCGGGCCTCGTCAATGTTGGCGCCGGCGGCTTCGGCAATTTCCTGGCCCCGGCCTTCGGCCTGCTCATCTTCACCCTGTTTCCTGGCGAGAACAGCTGGCGCTGGCTTTTCGCCGCCCTCGCGGTACCGGCGCTGCTGGCGGTGTTCTACCGGCGCTACGTGCCCGAGACGCCACGCTTCCTGGCCTCCCGCAACCGCTTCGACGAGGCCAACAAGGTCCTGTCGATCCTGGCTTCGGGCAGCCTGCGGCCGCGCAATCTCGTCGTGCAGCCCTTCCTGGCCGTCGATCTGGCGCAGATGCCCGTCCCGACCAAGGCCGATTGGCGCGAGTTGTTCCGCCAGCCCTTCATCGGCCGGACCATTCCCGTCGCGATTGCCATCCTGATGAGCTACGGTGCCCAGCTCTCCGTGCTGACGCTGATGCCGCTGATCTTCGTCTCGATGGGCTACACGCTGCAGGGCAGCCTGCTCTACAGCATGATCATCCAGAGCGGCAGCGTGCTCGGCGCCATCGCGGCCTCGACCTTCGGCTATTACCTGCCGCGCAAGCTCGTGCTCACCGTCGGCGCGGCCCTGGCCTGCGTCGCAGCCGTGTCGATCGCCTATCTCGGCAGCAACATCTACATGGTGCTGCTGTTCGGTGCGATCTTCCAGTTCTTCGTACTGCTGCTCAACACCTCGATCTGGATCTATGCACCCGAGCTGTTCCCGACCCGTATCCGCGCCTTCGGTGTTGCTTTGATCCTGGCGACCGGCTCGGCGGCAGGCTCATTCGTGCCGACGATCTCGGGCATGCTGTTCGACAAGTACGGCATGGTCGGTGTCTTCGCGCTCGCCGCAGCGATGTATGCAGTCTTCGTGATCTGCATCCAGCTGGGGCCGGAGACCTTTGGCCGCTCGATGGAAGACATCACCCAGCCGGCTGAGATCGAGGTCGTGCCGGCCGAGCCCCTGTCCGAACCAGCAAAGGCGATGAGGGCGTGA
- a CDS encoding TetR/AcrR family transcriptional regulator translates to MATALWKTPAERERERALKREAVLRVAAQAFAEQGFHRTSLDDVAERLNVTKPTIYHYVRSKDEILFECVRIGLERLDAAAASAEARRSGGSGLDRLIVLWTEYAHIVTEDFGRCLILVGEDPLPAETRKELRALKGKIDKRFRGLIEAGIADGSIRACDPKLLAFAAAGALSWIARWHDPAGPLSVDHIARETIGLFVNGIGANDLGPEGCSDADSVKSTK, encoded by the coding sequence ATGGCGACAGCCCTCTGGAAGACGCCGGCTGAGCGCGAGCGCGAGCGTGCCCTCAAGCGCGAGGCCGTGCTGCGGGTCGCGGCACAGGCCTTCGCCGAGCAGGGTTTCCACCGCACCTCGCTCGACGATGTCGCCGAGCGGCTGAACGTCACCAAGCCGACGATCTACCACTATGTCCGCAGCAAGGACGAGATCCTGTTCGAGTGCGTGCGCATCGGACTGGAACGGCTCGATGCCGCTGCCGCCTCGGCCGAGGCCAGGCGCAGCGGCGGCAGCGGTCTCGATCGGCTGATCGTCCTCTGGACCGAATACGCTCATATCGTCACCGAGGATTTCGGGCGCTGCCTCATCCTGGTCGGCGAGGATCCCTTGCCGGCCGAGACGCGCAAGGAATTGCGCGCGCTCAAGGGCAAGATCGACAAGCGCTTCCGCGGCCTGATCGAGGCCGGCATCGCCGATGGCTCGATCCGCGCCTGCGACCCCAAGCTGCTCGCCTTCGCGGCGGCCGGCGCATTGAGCTGGATCGCGCGCTGGCACGATCCAGCCGGGCCACTCTCGGTCGATCATATCGCCCGCGAGACGATCGGGCTCTTCGTCAACGGCATCGGGGCGAACGACCTTGGACCGGAAGGGTGTTCAGACGCTGACAGCGTCAAGTCTACCAAATGA
- a CDS encoding MBL fold metallo-hydrolase → MARFEPSRRTVMAGAGALAAAAALDLPAGIAPARAQGASVNQNPGFYRYKIGDITVTALNDGFAKRPLEGFVRNAELADVKKAMEQAYLPSDALSITFTTLALQIGDKITLIDTGNGDSGAPTSGAWMKNFQAAGLDPKNVSSVVFSHFHGDHINGFRLKDGTAVFPNAEVMVPAAEWAFWMDDARMNAAPEAMKGAFAGVRRVFGPVAKDVKQYEAGKEILPGVTAIAAPGHTPGHTVFAVSSGSGKLLVLSDTTNHPALFVRNPDWSAVFDMDGPQAAATRRKLLDMAVADKMQVCFYHAPFPATGHIAKAGNGFELVPVQWSSAI, encoded by the coding sequence ATGGCCCGTTTCGAACCCTCGCGCCGCACTGTGATGGCAGGCGCCGGCGCGCTCGCTGCAGCTGCCGCGCTCGATCTGCCCGCCGGCATCGCGCCGGCCCGCGCGCAAGGAGCGTCCGTGAACCAGAACCCGGGATTCTACCGCTACAAGATCGGCGACATCACCGTCACCGCCCTGAACGACGGCTTCGCCAAGCGCCCGCTCGAAGGCTTCGTGCGCAATGCCGAGCTCGCCGACGTCAAGAAGGCGATGGAGCAGGCCTATCTGCCGAGCGACGCGCTCTCGATCACCTTCACCACGCTGGCGCTGCAGATCGGCGACAAGATCACCTTGATCGACACCGGCAACGGCGATTCCGGTGCGCCGACCTCCGGCGCCTGGATGAAGAACTTCCAGGCCGCCGGGCTCGACCCGAAGAACGTCTCGAGCGTGGTCTTCAGCCATTTCCATGGCGACCATATCAACGGCTTCCGGCTCAAGGACGGCACCGCCGTGTTCCCGAACGCCGAGGTGATGGTGCCGGCGGCCGAATGGGCCTTCTGGATGGACGACGCCAGGATGAATGCCGCTCCGGAGGCGATGAAGGGTGCCTTTGCCGGCGTGCGTCGCGTCTTCGGCCCGGTTGCCAAGGATGTGAAGCAGTACGAGGCCGGCAAGGAGATCCTGCCAGGCGTGACCGCGATCGCGGCGCCCGGCCATACGCCCGGCCACACCGTCTTCGCCGTCTCCTCCGGGAGCGGCAAGCTGCTGGTGCTGTCCGATACCACCAACCACCCCGCCCTGTTCGTGCGCAATCCCGACTGGTCGGCGGTATTCGACATGGACGGGCCGCAGGCCGCCGCCACCCGCCGCAAGCTGCTCGACATGGCGGTCGCCGACAAGATGCAGGTCTGCTTCTACCACGCCCCCTTCCCCGCCACCGGCCATATCGCCAAGGCGGGCAACGGCTTCGAGCTCGTACCGGTGCAGTGGAGCAGCGCGATCTGA
- a CDS encoding outer membrane protein, which produces MKTRMLLAGVLIAGASATADAADLSGRRPAPVAPTMVAYSWNGFYVGVNAGYAWTQNDTRYSYRLGDNPGPDDIAEFNAAGLVPQGFRGNRGGFIGGGQVGYNYQIGALVLGVEADFQSLNVKRRSNQATSFRDGADSTTIVTAAEAGVDWLGTVRARAGVAFDRALIYATGGLAYGRLTNQTSITAAGVVDNVAYAGAWRGGKSDTRVGWTIGAGAEYALTQNITLKAEYLYYDLGRTSYAISGGSSDPTEGFLGGTARHKETGSIARAGLNWKFTTY; this is translated from the coding sequence ATGAAGACGAGAATGCTGCTGGCCGGGGTCCTGATCGCCGGCGCGAGCGCGACGGCCGACGCGGCGGATCTGTCCGGTCGCAGGCCGGCGCCTGTTGCACCGACCATGGTGGCCTACAGCTGGAATGGCTTTTATGTCGGCGTGAATGCCGGCTACGCCTGGACGCAGAACGACACGCGTTACAGTTACCGCCTCGGCGACAATCCTGGCCCGGACGACATCGCGGAATTCAACGCGGCGGGCCTGGTGCCGCAGGGCTTTAGGGGCAACCGCGGCGGCTTCATCGGCGGTGGGCAGGTTGGCTACAATTATCAGATTGGCGCGCTGGTGCTTGGCGTCGAGGCCGACTTCCAGTCTCTCAACGTCAAGCGCCGCTCCAACCAGGCGACGAGCTTCAGGGATGGCGCCGATTCGACGACGATCGTCACTGCGGCGGAAGCCGGCGTCGATTGGCTCGGCACGGTGCGGGCGCGCGCCGGCGTCGCCTTCGACCGCGCTCTGATCTACGCGACTGGTGGTCTCGCCTATGGCCGCCTGACCAACCAGACCAGCATCACCGCGGCAGGCGTGGTGGACAATGTCGCCTATGCGGGCGCATGGCGCGGCGGCAAGAGCGATACGCGCGTGGGTTGGACCATCGGCGCCGGCGCCGAATATGCGCTGACCCAGAACATCACGTTGAAGGCGGAGTATCTCTATTACGACCTCGGCCGCACGAGCTATGCGATCAGCGGTGGCTCCAGCGACCCGACCGAAGGTTTCCTCGGCGGAACGGCCCGGCACAAGGAGACCGGCAGCATCGCCCGTGCCGGCCTGAACTGGAAGTTCACGACCTACTGA
- a CDS encoding autotransporter domain-containing protein, with protein MLGWRHCFGELTPQARKAFVAGPTAARVFAAPIGREAVVVEAGLGWRISEATSLGLTYTVAIGERSRDRALKGRVEMCF; from the coding sequence GTGCTCGGCTGGCGCCACTGCTTTGGCGAGCTCACCCCGCAGGCCAGAAAGGCCTTCGTCGCCGGCCCCACCGCAGCCCGCGTCTTCGCCGCACCGATCGGCCGCGAGGCTGTTGTCGTCGAGGCTGGCCTCGGGTGGCGCATCTCCGAGGCCACCTCGCTTGGCCTGACCTACACCGTCGCCATCGGCGAGCGCTCCAGAGATCGCGCCCTCAAGGGACGTGTCGAGATGTGCTTCTGA
- a CDS encoding NAD kinase — translation MTERFTAISFVASETPEAEAARAKLVERYGDADPAEAEVIVALGGDGLMLQTLHRFMGTAKPIYGMNRGSVGFLMNEFRERGLRQRLEAAQRSVVHPLAMTAVDCNGKRVEARAINEVSLFRRSYQAAKLRLSVDGQVRLSELVADGVLLATPAGSTAYNLSANGPILPLDAPLLALTPLSPFRPRRWRGALLPDHARVTIAVLEAEKRPVSAVADHTQIDNVISVQIAIDRSLDLVMMHDPGHSLDERILREQFGY, via the coding sequence ATGACCGAGCGTTTCACCGCCATCTCCTTCGTCGCCAGCGAGACGCCCGAGGCCGAGGCCGCACGGGCCAAGCTGGTCGAGCGCTATGGCGATGCGGATCCGGCCGAGGCCGAGGTGATCGTCGCGCTCGGCGGTGACGGCCTGATGCTGCAGACGCTGCATCGCTTCATGGGCACGGCCAAGCCGATCTACGGCATGAACCGCGGCTCGGTCGGCTTCCTGATGAATGAGTTCCGCGAGCGCGGCCTGCGCCAGCGGCTCGAGGCGGCGCAGCGCAGCGTCGTCCATCCGCTGGCGATGACGGCGGTCGACTGCAACGGCAAGCGCGTCGAGGCGCGCGCGATCAACGAGGTCTCGCTGTTCCGCCGCTCCTACCAGGCGGCCAAGCTGCGCCTGTCGGTCGACGGGCAGGTGCGCCTCTCCGAGCTCGTCGCCGACGGCGTGCTGCTTGCGACCCCAGCCGGCTCGACCGCCTACAACCTATCGGCGAATGGCCCGATCCTGCCGCTCGACGCGCCACTCCTGGCGCTGACCCCACTCTCGCCCTTCCGGCCGCGGCGCTGGCGCGGCGCGTTGCTGCCCGACCATGCCAGGGTGACGATCGCCGTGCTGGAGGCCGAGAAGCGGCCGGTCAGTGCCGTCGCCGACCACACCCAGATCGACAATGTCATCTCGGTGCAGATCGCGATCGACCGCTCGCTCGATCTCGTCATGATGCACGATCCCGGCCACAGCCTGGACGAGCGCATCCTGCGCGAGCAGTTCGGTTATTGA
- a CDS encoding autotransporter-associated beta strand repeat-containing protein, with product MTSVIVPAVAAAPRKRLALRLLAGTALVLLATPFAAPALADGGRGGDGYAGAAGGGGLDNPIGAGGAGLNGTGQFPGGGGGGGGAGAVTGGAGGFDTLGDSTIGRGGTGGVHGFVGSGLPLAGSVGSNGGGGGGSGWYETGGGGGGGGGYGAVITGAGALGILSGSITGGNGGSGAGSQNNWGGSGGSGGIGLFFTAGSVARTLTVTGTVQGGNGGHGGGSGYNLAGSGGAGGVGIMFANGSATTTLTVTGTVQGGNGGSAGPGYPAGELGAGGAGIVGSNLSITTSGTISGGTDIGGGNRAAAIRFTGGANSLTFGNATSGLIGDIVIEAGTLTFAQPADVTVDNIVSGAGAVIKTGTGTLTLTQENTYSGGTTIAGGAISISKESNLGNTSGTLTLDGGVLQITGTTLNGLARTIILGSNGGGFDIVEAGNSFIVNQSLSGTGSLAKTGAGTLVLKGASSYSGATTVSEGTLRAGAANAFSANSTFTVASGTTLDLAGFSQTIASLAGAGTVTLGSGTLTAGSDNTSTTFSGTITGTGGVTKTGTGTLTLTGTNTYTGSTKVSSGKLVVNGSLASTVTLDGGTLGGSGTIAGVSVGSGATAPPPPPPPPPPFRPLRDATRRSLPSSPFSPGAPAPPGAAENPLGGDTEPSNAGTPGMPPMPTLPSRHPPRPLPPPSPPPPPVPVDASEGAPRLRSPEPPFAPPSPPRPSPAFAAEIASAQDSSAGAVSARTCIVISKSRLQREGP from the coding sequence ATGACGTCCGTGATCGTTCCTGCAGTTGCGGCGGCGCCGCGCAAGCGGCTTGCGCTGCGCCTTCTCGCTGGCACGGCTCTCGTTCTGCTGGCGACGCCGTTTGCAGCACCAGCGCTCGCCGATGGCGGACGCGGTGGCGATGGCTATGCCGGAGCTGCCGGCGGCGGCGGTCTCGACAATCCAATCGGCGCCGGAGGGGCCGGCCTCAATGGCACAGGTCAATTTCCCGGTGGCGGTGGCGGTGGCGGTGGCGCCGGCGCCGTTACCGGCGGTGCAGGTGGATTTGACACACTAGGAGACTCGACCATCGGTCGAGGCGGCACGGGTGGCGTTCACGGCTTCGTCGGCTCCGGCTTGCCGCTTGCCGGCAGTGTCGGCAGCAATGGCGGCGGCGGTGGCGGCAGCGGCTGGTACGAAACCGGCGGCGGCGGCGGCGGTGGCGGTGGCTATGGCGCCGTGATCACAGGCGCCGGCGCATTGGGAATCCTGTCCGGCAGCATTACCGGTGGCAATGGTGGTAGCGGTGCGGGCAGCCAAAATAATTGGGGCGGTTCGGGCGGCTCCGGCGGCATCGGCCTCTTCTTCACCGCTGGCAGCGTGGCAAGGACGCTCACGGTCACAGGCACGGTCCAGGGCGGCAATGGCGGCCACGGCGGCGGCAGCGGTTACAACCTTGCCGGCTCCGGTGGAGCCGGCGGCGTCGGCATCATGTTCGCGAACGGAAGCGCGACGACGACGCTGACTGTTACGGGCACGGTCCAGGGCGGCAACGGCGGCAGTGCGGGGCCGGGCTACCCCGCCGGCGAACTCGGTGCGGGCGGCGCCGGCATCGTCGGTTCGAACCTGTCGATCACGACCAGCGGCACGATTTCGGGCGGGACCGACATCGGTGGCGGGAACCGCGCCGCGGCGATTCGCTTCACCGGCGGCGCCAACAGCCTCACCTTCGGCAATGCCACCTCCGGCCTGATCGGCGATATCGTCATCGAGGCGGGCACGCTGACCTTCGCCCAGCCGGCCGATGTCACAGTCGACAATATCGTGAGCGGCGCCGGCGCGGTGATCAAGACCGGCACGGGCACGCTGACGCTGACGCAGGAGAACACCTATTCGGGCGGCACCACGATTGCGGGCGGCGCGATCAGCATCTCGAAGGAGAGCAACCTCGGCAACACCTCGGGGACGCTGACGCTGGATGGCGGCGTGCTACAGATCACCGGGACGACGCTGAACGGGCTGGCCCGCACCATCATCCTCGGCAGCAATGGCGGCGGCTTCGACATCGTCGAGGCCGGCAACAGCTTCATCGTGAACCAGTCCCTCTCTGGGACGGGCTCGCTCGCGAAGACCGGCGCCGGCACATTGGTGCTCAAGGGCGCCAGCAGCTATTCCGGCGCCACCACGGTGTCCGAGGGAACGCTGCGGGCGGGCGCGGCCAACGCATTCTCCGCCAATTCGACCTTTACGGTGGCATCAGGCACGACGCTCGATCTCGCCGGCTTCAGCCAGACGATCGCTTCGCTCGCGGGGGCCGGCACGGTCACGCTGGGCAGCGGCACGCTGACGGCCGGTTCGGACAACACGTCGACCACCTTCTCCGGTACGATCACCGGCACGGGCGGGGTCACCAAGACCGGCACGGGCACGCTGACGCTGACGGGGACAAACACCTATACCGGCTCGACCAAGGTCTCGTCCGGCAAGCTGGTGGTGAATGGCTCGCTGGCGAGCACTGTCACGCTGGATGGCGGCACGCTCGGCGGCTCGGGCACGATCGCCGGCGTGAGCGTCGGCAGCGGCGCGACGGCACCGCCGCCTCCACCGCCGCCGCCTCCGCCCTTCCGGCCATTGCGTGACGCGACCAGGCGCTCACTGCCATCGTCTCCCTTTTCTCCAGGAGCACCAGCGCCGCCTGGCGCGGCAGAAAATCCGCTGGGAGGAGATACCGAACCGTCGAACGCCGGCACGCCGGGCATGCCGCCAATGCCGACCCTTCCATCGCGCCATCCGCCGCGGCCCCTTCCGCCGCCCTCGCCACCGCCGCCGCCCGTTCCGGTCGATGCGTCGGAGGGTGCGCCGAGGCTGCGGTCACCGGAGCCGCCTTTTGCTCCGCCATCGCCGCCGCGACCTTCGCCCGCCTTCGCTGCAGAAATCGCAAGCGCACAGGACAGCAGTGCGGGCGCAGTAAGCGCCCGCACATGCATCGTCATCTCAAAGAGCCGATTGCAGCGCGAGGGACCCTGA
- a CDS encoding MurR/RpiR family transcriptional regulator, protein MHSKETSFLSRVRSILPDLSPAERRLGDFICDFPGEVATYSAQELAALAHVSKATVSRFIQRLGYESYEEARRHARLDRQSGSRLFLTTADTTGEQSIAANLAQGIANIEETFRTIGETQIGAAAEAILAARKVWVIGFRASVAFSTYLQWQLTQVIENIVAIPGGGQTFGEHLVSLSADDVVIFFGLRRRVSQTDMLLDQIARSGARLLFVTDENADYETRSQWHFRCQTLAPGPLFNHTAVMALCHLLIMRCIEIAGAKGRTRLRHIETLNDALDEL, encoded by the coding sequence ATGCACTCCAAGGAAACGTCTTTTCTGAGCCGCGTCCGCAGCATCCTGCCCGATCTCTCTCCGGCCGAGCGGCGTCTCGGCGATTTCATTTGCGACTTTCCCGGCGAGGTCGCGACCTATTCGGCGCAAGAATTGGCGGCGCTGGCCCATGTCTCGAAAGCGACGGTCTCCCGCTTCATCCAGCGGCTGGGCTATGAGAGTTACGAGGAGGCTCGCCGGCACGCCAGGCTCGACCGGCAGAGCGGCTCTCGCCTGTTCCTCACCACGGCCGATACGACCGGCGAGCAATCGATCGCCGCCAATCTTGCCCAGGGCATCGCCAATATCGAGGAAACCTTCCGTACGATCGGCGAGACCCAGATCGGCGCCGCTGCCGAGGCGATTCTCGCGGCGCGGAAGGTCTGGGTGATCGGCTTCCGGGCTAGCGTCGCCTTCTCGACGTATCTGCAATGGCAGCTGACCCAGGTCATCGAGAACATCGTCGCCATTCCTGGCGGCGGCCAGACCTTCGGCGAGCATCTGGTCAGTCTCTCCGCGGACGACGTCGTGATCTTCTTTGGATTGCGCCGGCGCGTCTCCCAGACTGACATGCTGCTTGACCAGATCGCCAGATCAGGCGCTCGGCTCCTCTTCGTCACCGACGAGAACGCCGACTACGAGACGCGCAGCCAGTGGCATTTCCGTTGCCAGACCCTGGCACCCGGCCCGTTGTTCAACCACACGGCGGTGATGGCGCTCTGCCATCTGCTGATCATGCGCTGCATCGAGATCGCCGGGGCCAAGGGCCGCACGCGCCTGCGCCACATCGAGACGCTGAACGACGCGCTCGACGAACTCTGA